The window ATTTCCAACAAAAATCACCTTGTCCTCCCTCACATTGAGTTTGTCAATGGTGGACAAAATATCTGCTCTTGAAAATTGTGAGAACAAGTACAAGGATACATCCTCAGGGTTTAAGTTATTGTTTTCCAATAGATTATTTATCAACTTAGTCCAATTTTCTGATAAAAAGCTGAAATCAAATTGGTTCCATTCCATCATTCTCATTTTTGCTTCAACGGAAGTGTCTGTAATCCTGGAAAATCCACAGGCAGGCAGCTTTATAGTCCAATTGTAGCTGGAATCAGTATAGAAATTTGAATCCATAACACCACTTCTGTTTTCATCCTGAATTTTTTGAAGAACTACTGCTGCAGATGCATCTGCCGTGGATGGGTAGACAACTATATCGTCTTCTTTTGCAAATGGGGTTATCATACAACTTGAAGCCAATAGAACATTTTTAATATTTTTGTTTTGAATATATGATTTTATGATGTCCAGAGCTGAAATCATGCTTATACAATTGGAATTCATATCAAAAACAATATTAGCTTTTGATTTTAGCATACTGCTAATCATTAATGCATTTGTTGGCGATACATATTCCGGGAAATCAGATGCATACACTATCATGTCCAAATCCTCGACACAAATACCTGCATCCTCAATGGCTATTTTTGATGCCTCAAAAGCCATTGTCAACGAGTTCTCATTTCCAAATTTTTTTGCTTTAAACCTCTTTTCCCTTCCTAAGTGGTTCATTAGCGGACTTGGGTCCTGATCCATTTTCTTAAAATGATTTACAAAATATCCATTATCAATTTCTTCTTCCGGGTGGTAAGTCCCCACTCCAATTATTTTCAGATTGTCGAACATTAGCAAATACCTCCTCAAATAGTATATAGAGTTACAATTTAACTGGGATGTAATAATTATGCTAATCATATAGTAATAAACAATTTGTCATAAATCAATATAAAAATCTTATAAATTTCGCCACATAATACTATTAATCTTTATTAAATGATATAATTTTACGAAAAATATTGTATATTTTTGTAATGTTTGTGTTGTATTACTAAAGTTGAAAGGATATAATATGAATTGTAAATTTTATATTTTTTTTAAAAATGTTGGATTTACATTTCTTAAAATTCCACTCTTCTTGTACAACTTCATAGTTATTTTATTTTTTTTATTCTAGGGGGTAAGTGCTAATGAATATGTTCAGTCATTTGGTCGAAGAACAGCTTTATCAAAAAAATAAGATTGTGTTACTTTGCTTACTTGCTTCAATTTCTTTACGAGTTGCAGTTGATTCCATTTTTAAGATGCCATTAAAGGGTATTCTCCTTCTGGCATTAATCGGGTATCCTTTGTGCATCATAGGCGGTTTTCTTACATTTAAAAAAATACTCCCCAAAACCACCATGTATTACTTTACCTGTACTATGGGAACTATCAGTTTTATTATGATAACCTGTAATCCAAGTCTCACAACATACCTCACCGTTTTCCTTGCTATAGTTATTGTCAGCATTTACAGTGATATCAGACCTGTTCTCGTTTGTTCATCTATAGGTTGTTTCCTCACAACTTACTCATATTTCAATTTTAAAGCAGAGATTTTTAAAGATAATACAATTATTGATTTGGTATTTTTCAATATGTACATATTTGTATCTGCTTTTGTATTGTTTTTCTTGAGTTATTTAACAAAGAAGCTGTATGTAAAGCTGGAAGATACGGCTATAAATGCAATATCCTCCAAAGAAAAAGTGGAAAATCTATATAAAGAGATAAAAGTAACAAGCCAAAGTCTTTCAACA of the Ruminiclostridium papyrosolvens DSM 2782 genome contains:
- a CDS encoding 3-oxoacyl-[acyl-carrier-protein] synthase III C-terminal domain-containing protein; its protein translation is MFDNLKIIGVGTYHPEEEIDNGYFVNHFKKMDQDPSPLMNHLGREKRFKAKKFGNENSLTMAFEASKIAIEDAGICVEDLDMIVYASDFPEYVSPTNALMISSMLKSKANIVFDMNSNCISMISALDIIKSYIQNKNIKNVLLASSCMITPFAKEDDIVVYPSTADASAAVVLQKIQDENRSGVMDSNFYTDSSYNWTIKLPACGFSRITDTSVEAKMRMMEWNQFDFSFLSENWTKLINNLLENNNLNPEDVSLYLFSQFSRADILSTIDKLNVREDKVIFVGNKYGYTGPTSPILALNEAKENNQIVEGSYAVMCSVGSGYTMGALLYKF